The stretch of DNA GGATGTTTATGATGTAGGAGTAGTCCGGGTAGCCCACGTCCTCCCCCTCGCCGCCGAACACCGCCTGCCTGAGGGCGATCTCCGCCGGCGTGCGCCACTCTCCCGCGTGCCAGAAGAGGCAGACAGAGCGGCTGGCGGCGGCGTCGATCTTCTCCAGCGCCGCCCCGAGGTCGTAAAAGCCCAGGGAGTATGCGGCGACCACGACGTCGTGCTCCTCGACGTTCTCTCCGATCGCTGCATCCTCCCACCGCATCCTGATGCACGAGTAGTTCGTGAGCCCTTTTGCCGCCATGCCGGCCGCGAGCTTCTCAAGCATCCGCTCAGACGGGTCGAGGGCGGTCACGTGGGCGGCGACCTGTGCCATCGGGACGGCGAGGCGACCGGTTCCCGCACCCATATCGAGCACCCGGTCGCCCGGGAGGAGGGCCATCATCCCGACCTCCTGCGCCGCGATCGCCGCCTCGTCGTTCACCGCCCGTTCATAGGCGGCCGCTTTTTTGTCCCAGGCGCTGCCGGGGTCCAGATCTTTCTTTTTTCTGAGGGGTGAAGCGGCATAGACTGCCTTCCAGAGTTCGTTCCAGTCGATGATCCGGTGCATAGCGGTGGATGGGCCGCAGGGGTTGATAAGCGATATGGAGGGGCGGCGGTCTTCCTTAACCGGCGGCGATCCCCGGAGGCTCCTCGCCATCCCCTGCGACGGCCCTGAAAAAGGTGTAGGTGAAGGTCCCGTCCTCTTCTTCCGTTCTCCTGAGGGCCGCGATGCCGCGCTCCCACTCGCCGGGCGTCACCATTCCGGCGGCGAGCGCCCGCTCCCTGACCCCTTCGATCATCGCGATGAAGGTCTGTTCGGTGAACCCCTCGATGAGGTGGGGGGTCCCGGCATTGACGCAGACCGGAAGCGCCTCAACGCCGATATCGGCGAACCCCGCCTCCCTGAGGAGCGGGTAGAGGCGGCGCCCGATGCATGCGTCGCCCCCGTCCTCCGCCTGCAACTCGACGAGGCACCTGACGACCCGGTCGGCGTCAGGGCTCTGCGGGTAGGTGAGCGTCGATCCGTGGTCCCCTTCGATGACGGTGATCGTGCCGCCGGGCCGGAGTCTGCCGCGGAGGTGGTTGAGGGCGGCGACCGGGTCGGCCAGGTGTTCGAGGACGAAGCAGACGAAGATGTGGTCGAAGGATTCGGGGGGAAACGGCAGGGCCCCGATCTCGGCCCGGACGAAACAGGCCCTTTCCCGCCCGTCCTCGCCAGCCCGCTCCCGGGCACCCAGGACGGCTTCCGCGGAGATGTCGACCGAGACGAAGCGGGTTTGAGGGTTGTTTTTCAGGAGGATGGCGGTCTGCGCCCCTACCCCGCACCCGGCCTCAAGGACGCAGGAGCCCGGGGGGTACCGGACGGTTTCGTGCAGCAGCGTCTCCAGGGTCGAGGCCTGGTCGCTCAGACGGGTCTGTTCTTCGCGTGAATGTCCGTGCACATAGGCATGGCTGCCCGGTTGCCGCAGGGGTGTCATGGTAGTGTACATACCTGGTTGTTTCTGCACATATTTGTGCTCCTCTATTCGGGCCTCGCTCGCTGCGGCAGGACGGGTGCCGATCGCTCCTGAACGCCCGCCCCTCTCAATTTTCGATGAAAATAAAAAAGCAAAGAGTTTTTCATGGGGGAAAACCGAGCCATTGTACAGAAAATGCGTCGGTTTGCGAGAGTGAAGCGTTGTGGGGGCCAGGGCGGCGGTCTGCCGCAGAAAGAAACGCCTCCCGCCATCGTCGGGTGATCGGCCATGCCTGCGATACCCCCGGATGCACTCGCCGTTCTTGCCGGTTTCTGCCTTCTCTGCGCGCTCATCACCTGCGGGCTTGGCTTCTTCGTCTACGCGCAGAAGCCTGCATCGACGGTCCACCGCCTCTTCCTCGCCCTGATGCTCGCCGCCACCGCCTGGGCCCTCGGGGAGTTTTTCATCTGGCAGGCCGGCACCTATGACGGCGTTCTCTTCTGGTTGAAGGCGAGCTCGTTCTGGACCGTTGTCATCGCACTCACCGTCCATTTCGTCCTCGTTTTCACCGGCACCATGCCGCGGGGAGGCGTGCGCCGCCCTCTCCTCCTCGCAGCCCTCTATCTGCTGGCCGTCGCCTTCGCTCTCGTCGAGATCTTCACCGACTGGATCTATGTCGTCGCCTACGAGCCCGGGGTCGGGTATGTCTACCTCCCGGTGCAGGGGCATCCGGTCTACCTGCTTGAGACGGTCTGTGTCGTCCTCGTGATGCTCCAGGCGTCCTACGCCAGCTTCGCCTCCTGGGAGCGGGCGCCCCGCGAGAGGATCCGGCGCCAGAACCGGCTTGTCTGCGTCGGCCTCGCCACGGTCCTTATATTCGGCGCCCTATCCGGGGCGATCCTTCCGCTCTATGGCATCCATACCCCGAACCTCGTCTTCATCGGGCTTGTCATCTTCTCCCTGCTCATCGCCCATGCGATCCGCCGGTACGGGCTCTTCGCCCTGAGCCCTGAAACGGCGGTCCCGGAGATCCTCAGGACCATGCCCGACGGCGTGGTGCTGGCAGACCCTGACGGGCGGATCGTTGCGGCAAATGCATCTGCTTCAGGGATCTTCGGTGGTGCGGAGGCCGGTCTTCCGGGCCGGTCGGTCGGTTCGCTCATACCTGAGGAGGACTATCGCTCAATCAGGCAGGCCCTTGACGGGCAGGGGAGAGTATCGTATTCCGAGGCGCGGATCGGTCATGAGAACCCTCGCGTGGTCAGTATCGCGGGCTCGACGGTCAGGGACCGGGACGGGGAGCCGGCCGGCTTCGTCCTCATCGTCCGGGATATCACCGGCCGGAAGGCATCGGAGACCGCCCTCAGGATTGCGAACGAGAAGATCTCGATGCTCTCGCAGCTGACCAGGCACGATATCGGCAACCTCGTCACCGCCCTCTCCGGGTATCTCTCCTTCCTCGAAGAGGACCCAAACGGCCCGAACAGCGGGCGATATCTCTCGCTCTCGATCGATATCGTCCAGAAGATCGTGCGCCACCTCCAGTTCTCCCGGGAATACCAGGAGATCGGGTCGAATAAGCCTGTCTGGCAGCCCATCGCGCCGATGATCGAGCGTGCGGCTGAGGGCCTCCACCGGGATGGTGTCGAGATCGAGGTGCGGGTCGCCGGGGCGGAGATCTATGCGGATCCCCTCTCGGTTAAGGCGGTATATAACCTGCTGGAAAATGCGATCCGCCACGGCGAAACGCTCACGCGCCTCGTCGTCTCTACCGGGGAAAGGCCCGACGGCACGCTGGTGCTGGCTTTCGAGGACGACGGCGTGGGCGTCAGGGATGAGGAGAAGGAGCGGATCTTTCGGTACGGCTACGGGAACAACACCGGCTTCGGGCTGGCCTTCTCCCGCGATATACTCTCGGTCACCGGGATCGGGATCGCCGAGACCGGGAGGTTCGGGAAGGGGGCCAGGTTTGAGGTCCTGGTCCCGGGCCAGGCGTGGCGGCGCCTGGAATGAACCCTGTCCCGGTGCGGCGGGGGAATATGCCTCCCCTTAAACCGGATTCCGGCAGACCGCTCAGGGCTTTGCCCTGAAGGTGAGGGCCCGGACGCCGCTCTCGTCGAGGAGGTCGAGCCGGTCGCCTTCGATGGCGTACCTCTTCACGTCCCCGAGGAGGTTGAGGTACGTGGTCTCCTGCTCCATGATCCCGTCCGCGGTGCAATGCATCTTCGTCGACCCGATCTGGCCGATCGAGAGCGAGGCGCCCGAGAGGGTGCAGGTGGCGAAGTAGCGGTTGCACCCGGCCGAACCGGTGAGGTTCCCGTCCTCCCCGAAGACGGCGGTGATCATTGAGCCTGCGACGACCGAACTGACGGTGTCGCCGGCGTGGAGAGATTCAAGAGTCCAGGTTGTCCCGATGAGGGGTGCTGGCTCGGACGGTGTGGCCTTCTCGAATACGAGGGTGACGGTGCGGTTTATGTCCCTGAGGGTCAGGGTATCGCCCTCGATCGCAAAGGACGCCGCTGTGTCGAGGAGCCCGAGGTAGGCGCTCTCCTGCTCCATCACGCCGGGCGTCTCGCAATACATCAGCGTCGAGACGGCCGGGCCGATGGCGATCGCCGTGCCCGTTTCCGTGTACCGGGCAGAGTAGTGGTTGCACCCGGCCGAGCCCGAGAGGGTGGTGTTGTCGGTGAAGATCAGGGTGACCGTCGTTTCCTCGAGGGCATCCTTCATCGAACCGTCCTGTTCGTACGAGAGGAGGTTCCAGGCCGTGCCGTCCAGCACGGCCGTCGGAGCGGTGGCGTTGCCCTCCCCGCCTGGAGCCTGCCCGGTGCATCCGGCGGCAAGGAGGCAGGCGGCGAGGACGACGGCCGTCGCCGCGAGGGTCAGGGTGTATCTTCGTGGTCGCATGCTCAGGGATGGGCGGCGTGCAGAGATATAGGATCCCATGGCTGCGGGAATATTCGCAGTTATACGGGCCCTGAATTGCGATTCGTGGCCGATTTTTATTTTTCATGGGTGTGGGAGGCCGAGCGGGAGGATCAGGGGTTCGCGGGTCCGGGCGGTGGAGAGAGAGACGGTTGCCGGGACAGCAGTCGAAGACAGAGTCGGAAAAGAGCGGCTTTGTAGAAATCATCACTTTTCCGGATGCGAGCGTGATTCATTCGCTTTCCCCCCATCTTCGCGCCGGGGGTTGCA from Methanofollis liminatans DSM 4140 encodes:
- a CDS encoding class I SAM-dependent methyltransferase encodes the protein MARSLRGSPPVKEDRRPSISLINPCGPSTAMHRIIDWNELWKAVYAASPLRKKKDLDPGSAWDKKAAAYERAVNDEAAIAAQEVGMMALLPGDRVLDMGAGTGRLAVPMAQVAAHVTALDPSERMLEKLAAGMAAKGLTNYSCIRMRWEDAAIGENVEEHDVVVAAYSLGFYDLGAALEKIDAAASRSVCLFWHAGEWRTPAEIALRQAVFGGEGEDVGYPDYSYIINILHDREIYADVTVYEAVLTNRYASPEEAAEEWATLHEAPEESLGTVAEHFAAMLEPDGAGGYLHRKRRRQAMIRWQKK
- a CDS encoding methyltransferase, producing MYTTMTPLRQPGSHAYVHGHSREEQTRLSDQASTLETLLHETVRYPPGSCVLEAGCGVGAQTAILLKNNPQTRFVSVDISAEAVLGARERAGEDGRERACFVRAEIGALPFPPESFDHIFVCFVLEHLADPVAALNHLRGRLRPGGTITVIEGDHGSTLTYPQSPDADRVVRCLVELQAEDGGDACIGRRLYPLLREAGFADIGVEALPVCVNAGTPHLIEGFTEQTFIAMIEGVRERALAAGMVTPGEWERGIAALRRTEEEDGTFTYTFFRAVAGDGEEPPGIAAG
- a CDS encoding PAS domain S-box protein, whose amino-acid sequence is MPAIPPDALAVLAGFCLLCALITCGLGFFVYAQKPASTVHRLFLALMLAATAWALGEFFIWQAGTYDGVLFWLKASSFWTVVIALTVHFVLVFTGTMPRGGVRRPLLLAALYLLAVAFALVEIFTDWIYVVAYEPGVGYVYLPVQGHPVYLLETVCVVLVMLQASYASFASWERAPRERIRRQNRLVCVGLATVLIFGALSGAILPLYGIHTPNLVFIGLVIFSLLIAHAIRRYGLFALSPETAVPEILRTMPDGVVLADPDGRIVAANASASGIFGGAEAGLPGRSVGSLIPEEDYRSIRQALDGQGRVSYSEARIGHENPRVVSIAGSTVRDRDGEPAGFVLIVRDITGRKASETALRIANEKISMLSQLTRHDIGNLVTALSGYLSFLEEDPNGPNSGRYLSLSIDIVQKIVRHLQFSREYQEIGSNKPVWQPIAPMIERAAEGLHRDGVEIEVRVAGAEIYADPLSVKAVYNLLENAIRHGETLTRLVVSTGERPDGTLVLAFEDDGVGVRDEEKERIFRYGYGNNTGFGLAFSRDILSVTGIGIAETGRFGKGARFEVLVPGQAWRRLE
- a CDS encoding META domain-containing protein; amino-acid sequence: MRPRRYTLTLAATAVVLAACLLAAGCTGQAPGGEGNATAPTAVLDGTAWNLLSYEQDGSMKDALEETTVTLIFTDNTTLSGSAGCNHYSARYTETGTAIAIGPAVSTLMYCETPGVMEQESAYLGLLDTAASFAIEGDTLTLRDINRTVTLVFEKATPSEPAPLIGTTWTLESLHAGDTVSSVVAGSMITAVFGEDGNLTGSAGCNRYFATCTLSGASLSIGQIGSTKMHCTADGIMEQETTYLNLLGDVKRYAIEGDRLDLLDESGVRALTFRAKP